From the Rhodoferax sp. WC2427 genome, one window contains:
- the hslU gene encoding ATP-dependent protease ATPase subunit HslU: MSSMTPQEIVVELDKHIVGQHQAKRAVAIALRNRWRRQQVAEPLRHEITPKNILMIGPTGVGKTEIARRLARLADAPFIKVEATKFTEVGYVGKDVDAIIRDLADIAVKQTREAEMRKVRARAEDAAEDRILDILIPTARGLEVHGHTADAPDSAARQSFRKKLREHQLDDKEIELDLADAKAQMEIMGPPGMEEMTEQLRGMFSQLGQTKRKTRKLPIGEALKLLVEEEAAKLVNEEDIKTQAIFNAEQNGIVFIDEIDKVTSRSEGNGAEVSRQGVQRDLLPLVEGTTVSTKYGTVKTDHILFIASGAFHLSKPSDLIPELQGRFPIRVELQSLSVQDFEAILVQTHASLVKQYQALLATEAVTLAFLPEGITRLAQIAFDVNERTENIGARRLSTVMERLLDDISFDAARLAGQTVVVDAAYVDTRLQELSKNEDLSRYIL, from the coding sequence ATGTCCTCCATGACCCCCCAAGAAATCGTTGTCGAACTGGACAAGCACATCGTTGGCCAGCACCAGGCCAAGCGGGCGGTAGCGATCGCCCTGCGCAACCGCTGGCGCAGGCAGCAGGTGGCCGAGCCACTGCGCCATGAGATCACACCCAAGAATATTTTGATGATCGGCCCCACCGGTGTGGGCAAGACCGAAATCGCCCGCCGCCTGGCGCGCCTGGCCGATGCGCCCTTCATCAAGGTCGAGGCCACCAAGTTCACCGAAGTGGGTTATGTGGGCAAAGACGTGGATGCCATCATCCGCGACCTGGCCGACATCGCCGTCAAGCAAACCCGCGAGGCCGAGATGCGCAAAGTGCGCGCCCGTGCCGAGGACGCTGCCGAAGACCGTATTCTGGATATTTTGATCCCCACCGCGCGCGGCCTGGAAGTGCATGGCCACACCGCCGATGCGCCGGACAGCGCGGCCCGCCAGAGTTTTCGCAAAAAGCTGCGTGAACACCAGTTGGACGACAAGGAAATCGAACTCGACCTGGCCGATGCCAAGGCGCAGATGGAGATCATGGGCCCGCCTGGCATGGAAGAGATGACCGAGCAGTTGCGCGGCATGTTCAGCCAGCTCGGCCAGACCAAGCGTAAAACCCGCAAGCTGCCGATTGGCGAAGCCCTGAAGCTGCTGGTCGAAGAAGAGGCCGCCAAGCTGGTCAACGAGGAAGACATCAAGACCCAGGCCATCTTCAATGCCGAGCAGAACGGCATTGTCTTCATCGACGAAATCGACAAGGTCACCTCGCGCAGCGAAGGCAACGGGGCGGAGGTGTCACGCCAGGGCGTGCAGCGCGATTTGCTGCCGCTGGTGGAGGGCACCACGGTGTCTACCAAGTACGGCACGGTCAAGACCGACCACATCCTGTTCATCGCTTCGGGCGCGTTCCATTTGAGCAAACCCAGTGATTTGATCCCCGAGCTGCAAGGGCGGTTTCCGATCCGGGTGGAGCTGCAATCGCTGTCGGTACAGGATTTTGAAGCGATTTTGGTGCAAACCCATGCCTCGCTGGTCAAGCAGTACCAGGCACTGCTGGCCACCGAAGCTGTGACATTGGCGTTTTTGCCCGAGGGCATCACCCGATTGGCGCAGATCGCGTTTGACGTAAACGAGCGTACCGAGAACATCGGTGCGCGGCGTTTGTCCACCGTGATGGAGCGCTTGCTGGACGACATCAGCTTTGATGCCGCTCGGTTGGCCGGGCAAACGGTGGTGGTCGACGCTGCCTATGTAGACACCCGACTCCAGGAACTGAGCAAGAACGAAGACCTGTCGCGGTATATTTTGTGA
- the murF gene encoding UDP-N-acetylmuramoyl-tripeptide--D-alanyl-D-alanine ligase, whose product MMTLLQALDLLPGARLVGDGTVAIARVHSDTRSVQVGDLFVALQGDTFDANTLLAQAQASGAVAALCHRGYALPGLPCIEVADTLAALGTLASGWRAQFRLPLIAVTGSNGKTTVTQMVASILRAAQPEAFLATQGNYNNAIGVPLTLLRLRAHHRLAVVELGMNHPGEIALLAAMARPTVALVNNAQREHLEFMQTVEAVAHENGSVLAALPTDGVAVFPAEDSFSTLWHSMAAPRRCLQFAVGVADVCADAPVWAEGAWQVHARTSAGPLDYALHIAGLHNVTNSLAAAACALAAGVPLAAIAQGLAGFEPVKGRSKALAVHIGGRTLTVVDDSYNANPDSVQAAIAVLAALPGPRLLVLGDMGEVGDQGPQFHAEAGAQAQRCGIEQILTLGPLSAHLGPFGGQHFDTLDALLAAVHAQLPQVASVLVKGSRFMQMERVVAFIQKQQQQQHSEDSPRAA is encoded by the coding sequence ATGATGACCCTGCTACAGGCCCTGGATCTGCTCCCGGGCGCACGACTGGTCGGTGACGGCACGGTTGCCATCGCCCGCGTGCACAGCGATACCCGCAGCGTCCAAGTTGGCGACCTGTTTGTGGCCCTCCAGGGCGACACCTTTGATGCCAACACCTTGCTGGCCCAGGCGCAAGCCAGCGGTGCCGTGGCGGCCCTTTGCCACCGTGGCTACGCGCTGCCTGGCTTGCCGTGCATCGAGGTGGCCGACACCCTGGCCGCACTGGGTACCCTGGCCAGCGGCTGGCGCGCCCAGTTCCGCCTGCCGCTGATTGCGGTGACCGGCAGCAATGGCAAGACCACCGTGACGCAAATGGTGGCCAGCATCCTGCGTGCGGCCCAGCCCGAGGCCTTTTTAGCCACCCAGGGCAACTACAACAACGCCATCGGCGTGCCGCTGACGCTGCTGCGCCTGCGTGCCCACCACCGGTTGGCCGTGGTAGAGCTGGGCATGAACCACCCCGGCGAAATTGCGCTGCTGGCCGCCATGGCCCGGCCTACCGTGGCCCTGGTCAACAACGCCCAGCGCGAGCATCTGGAATTCATGCAGACGGTGGAAGCCGTGGCCCACGAAAACGGCAGCGTATTGGCGGCCCTGCCCACCGACGGCGTGGCCGTGTTCCCTGCCGAAGACAGCTTTTCTACCCTCTGGCACAGCATGGCCGCGCCCCGCCGCTGCCTGCAGTTTGCCGTAGGTGTGGCGGATGTGTGCGCCGACGCGCCAGTGTGGGCCGAAGGTGCCTGGCAAGTCCATGCGCGCACCTCCGCCGGGCCGCTGGACTACGCCTTGCATATCGCCGGCCTGCACAATGTGACGAATTCTTTGGCCGCTGCCGCCTGTGCCTTGGCCGCAGGCGTGCCGCTGGCCGCCATCGCCCAAGGGCTTGCAGGCTTCGAGCCGGTCAAAGGCCGCTCCAAGGCCTTGGCTGTGCACATCGGTGGCCGCACCCTGACCGTGGTGGACGACAGCTATAACGCCAACCCCGATTCGGTACAGGCCGCGATTGCCGTGCTGGCCGCTTTGCCCGGTCCGCGCCTGCTGGTGCTGGGCGACATGGGCGAGGTGGGCGACCAGGGCCCGCAGTTCCATGCCGAAGCCGGTGCCCAGGCACAGCGCTGCGGCATCGAGCAGATTTTGACTTTGGGCCCGCTGTCGGCCCACCTGGGCCCGTTTGGCGGCCAGCACTTCGACACCCTCGACGCGCTGCTCGCCGCGGTACACGCCCAGTTGCCCCAGGTGGCCAGTGTGCTGGTCAAGGGCTCGCGCTTCATGCAGATGGAACGGGTCGTCGCCTTTATCCAAAAACAACAACAGCAACAACATTCCGAGGATTCCCCCCGTGCTGCCTAG
- the mraZ gene encoding division/cell wall cluster transcriptional repressor MraZ: MFQGASSLSLDAKGRLSVPTRHRDVLSATAGGQLTITKHPHGCLMLFPRPEWEKFRERIAELPMSAQWWKRIFLGNAMDVEMDSTGRVLVSPELREGAGIQRETVLLGMGRHFELWDKATYDAQEAKAMQGEMPEVFKDFSF, from the coding sequence GTGTTTCAAGGGGCTTCGTCTCTCAGTCTGGATGCCAAGGGGCGGCTCTCTGTGCCGACCCGGCACCGTGACGTGCTGAGTGCGACGGCGGGCGGCCAACTGACCATCACCAAACACCCCCATGGTTGTCTGATGCTGTTTCCGCGCCCCGAGTGGGAGAAATTCCGCGAGCGGATTGCCGAACTGCCCATGTCTGCCCAGTGGTGGAAGCGCATCTTCCTGGGCAACGCCATGGATGTGGAGATGGACAGCACGGGCCGGGTGCTGGTGTCGCCCGAGTTGCGCGAAGGCGCAGGCATCCAGCGCGAGACCGTGTTGCTGGGCATGGGGCGGCATTTTGAGTTGTGGGACAAAGCCACCTACGACGCGCAAGAAGCCAAAGCCATGCAGGGCGAGATGCCCGAAGTGTTCAAGGATTTTTCTTTCTAA
- the ftsL gene encoding cell division protein FtsL: MTRLNLVLMLAVVASALYLVRVQYDSRSLFVEVDRAIALSLKLEIENERLQVEKRAQATPLRVEKLAKEQLQMRTSTPAITQYVTVEPVAVKTP; the protein is encoded by the coding sequence ATGACCCGGTTGAACCTGGTGCTGATGCTGGCGGTGGTCGCCAGTGCGCTGTACCTGGTGCGGGTGCAGTACGACTCGCGCAGCCTGTTTGTCGAGGTAGACCGGGCTATCGCCCTGTCGCTCAAGCTGGAAATTGAAAACGAGCGCCTGCAGGTCGAAAAACGCGCCCAGGCCACGCCCCTGCGGGTGGAAAAGCTGGCCAAAGAGCAGCTGCAGATGCGCACCAGTACGCCCGCTATCACCCAGTATGTGACGGTAGAACCCGTTGCGGTGAAGACGCCATGA
- the hslV gene encoding ATP-dependent protease subunit HslV produces the protein MEQFHGTTIISVRRQTPNGVQVAIGGDGQVTLGNIIIKGTARKVRKLHHDRVLAGFAGATADAFTLFERFEGKLEKHQGHLVRAAIELTKDWRTDRVLRRLEAMLAVADSTASLIITGNGDVLEPEHGIVAIGSGGAYAHSAAKALLDNTELTASQIVKKSLEIAGELCIYTNMNHIIETLD, from the coding sequence ATGGAACAATTTCACGGCACCACCATCATCAGCGTGCGCCGCCAAACCCCCAACGGCGTGCAAGTCGCCATTGGCGGCGACGGCCAGGTCACGCTGGGCAACATCATCATCAAAGGCACGGCCCGCAAGGTTCGCAAGCTGCACCACGACCGCGTGTTGGCGGGCTTTGCAGGCGCAACCGCCGATGCCTTTACCTTGTTTGAGCGCTTTGAGGGCAAGCTTGAAAAGCACCAGGGCCATCTGGTCCGCGCCGCCATCGAGCTCACCAAAGACTGGCGCACCGACCGCGTGCTGCGCCGCCTGGAAGCCATGTTGGCCGTGGCCGACAGCACTGCGTCCTTGATCATCACCGGCAACGGCGACGTGCTGGAGCCTGAGCATGGCATCGTGGCTATCGGGTCGGGTGGCGCCTACGCCCATTCGGCGGCCAAGGCGCTGCTGGACAACACCGAGTTGACAGCCTCCCAGATCGTCAAAAAATCGCTGGAGATCGCGGGCGAGCTGTGCATCTACACCAACATGAACCACATCATTGAAACCCTGGACTGA
- the dksA gene encoding RNA polymerase-binding protein DksA, which produces MSTTKVTTAPKPTPAPVAAATEAPAAAQTSPRYTSIPAKSVRPSSRLAQLTVPSMAPAVASTAAKSSYMQSAPEPMIAPPPHVAAKKDPKLANNWKTTPADQLTDAEVLAMPDSEYMNEKQTAFFRLKLTVLKQDMLNNAGETTEHLREDTVVVPDPADRATIEEEHALELRTRDRERKLLKKIEQSINRIDAGDYGYCDETGEPIGVGRLLARPTATLSLEAQQRRELKQKMFGD; this is translated from the coding sequence ATGAGTACTACCAAAGTGACCACAGCGCCCAAGCCCACCCCCGCCCCCGTGGCGGCTGCTACCGAAGCCCCCGCGGCGGCGCAGACCAGTCCCCGCTACACGTCGATTCCGGCCAAGAGCGTGCGTCCTTCGTCGCGCCTGGCGCAGCTGACGGTGCCATCCATGGCGCCTGCAGTCGCGTCCACCGCGGCCAAGTCCAGCTACATGCAGAGCGCGCCTGAGCCGATGATTGCGCCGCCGCCCCACGTGGCCGCCAAGAAAGACCCCAAGCTGGCGAACAACTGGAAGACCACCCCGGCCGACCAGTTGACCGATGCCGAAGTCCTGGCCATGCCCGACTCCGAGTACATGAACGAAAAGCAGACTGCTTTCTTCCGCCTCAAGCTCACGGTGCTCAAGCAGGACATGCTCAACAATGCCGGTGAAACCACCGAGCATCTGCGCGAAGACACCGTGGTCGTGCCCGATCCGGCCGACCGTGCCACCATCGAAGAAGAGCACGCCCTGGAGCTGCGCACCCGTGACCGCGAACGCAAGCTGCTCAAGAAGATCGAGCAATCCATCAACCGCATCGACGCGGGCGACTATGGTTACTGCGACGAAACCGGCGAACCCATCGGCGTGGGCCGCTTGCTGGCCCGCCCCACGGCCACGCTGTCGCTGGAAGCCCAGCAGCGCCGTGAGCTGAAACAGAAAATGTTCGGCGACTGA
- a CDS encoding GTP-binding protein, whose translation MALIPATILTGFLGSGKTTLLKRVLTEAHGQKIAVIENEFGEENIDNEILVSEPGEQIIQLNNGCICCSIREDLRATLSLLAAKKRKGLLDFDRVVIETTGLADPGPVAQTFFMDDEIAESYLLDSILTLVDAKHAATQLNERQEARRQVGFADQIFISKTDLVEPAEVDALIHRLKHMNPRAPQKAVHFGEVALSEVFDLRGFNLNAKLDIDPDFLKEDDHAGHDHAEGEHCDHPSHSHDHGAEDGHGGGHHHHHDDDVQSFVFKSDRPFDPAKLEDFLSAIVNIYGPRMLRYKGVLNMQGTERKVIFQGVHQLMGSDLGPEWAAGEKRGSKMVFIGIELPKDIFLQGMEQCLV comes from the coding sequence ATGGCACTCATTCCCGCCACCATCCTGACCGGCTTTCTGGGCTCAGGCAAAACCACGCTGCTCAAGCGCGTGCTGACCGAAGCCCACGGCCAGAAGATCGCCGTCATCGAGAATGAATTTGGCGAAGAGAATATCGACAACGAAATCCTGGTGTCCGAGCCCGGCGAGCAGATCATCCAGCTCAACAACGGCTGCATCTGCTGCTCCATCCGCGAAGACCTGCGCGCCACCCTGAGCCTGCTGGCTGCCAAAAAACGCAAGGGCCTGCTGGACTTTGACCGTGTGGTCATTGAAACCACCGGCCTGGCCGACCCCGGCCCGGTGGCGCAGACCTTTTTCATGGACGATGAGATTGCCGAAAGCTACCTGCTGGACTCGATCCTGACCCTGGTGGATGCCAAGCACGCCGCCACCCAGCTCAACGAACGCCAGGAAGCCCGCCGCCAGGTGGGTTTTGCCGACCAGATCTTCATCAGCAAGACCGACCTGGTGGAGCCCGCCGAAGTCGATGCGCTCATCCACCGCCTCAAGCACATGAACCCGCGTGCGCCGCAAAAAGCCGTGCATTTCGGCGAAGTGGCCCTGAGCGAGGTGTTCGACCTGCGCGGCTTCAACCTGAACGCCAAGCTCGACATCGACCCCGACTTCCTGAAAGAAGACGACCACGCCGGCCATGACCATGCCGAGGGCGAACACTGCGACCACCCCTCGCACAGCCATGACCATGGCGCTGAGGATGGGCATGGCGGTGGGCACCACCACCACCATGACGACGACGTGCAGAGCTTTGTCTTCAAGTCCGACCGGCCCTTCGACCCGGCCAAGCTGGAAGACTTCCTGAGCGCCATCGTCAATATTTACGGCCCGCGCATGTTGCGCTACAAAGGTGTCTTGAATATGCAGGGTACCGAGCGTAAAGTCATTTTCCAGGGCGTACACCAGCTGATGGGCAGCGACCTGGGCCCGGAATGGGCTGCAGGCGAAAAGCGCGGCAGCAAAATGGTGTTTATCGGGATCGAATTGCCCAAGGACATCTTTTTGCAAGGCATGGAACAGTGTTTGGTGTGA
- a CDS encoding UDP-N-acetylmuramoyl-L-alanyl-D-glutamate--2,6-diaminopimelate ligase has product MLQLHTPIEAVAWLRSRVTGSLQVDSRAIQPGDGFIAWPGAAVDGRQFVQAALAQGAAACLVEQEGCEAFGFASDAVASYSGLKAATGPIAAAYCQQPSDSLDVLAITGTNGKTSTAWWLAQALSKTKLFTLAPCAMVGTLGIGIPPDVLSTGLTTPDPVRLQQAFRGFVDLGLGACAIEASSIGIVERRLDGTRIRVAVFTNFTQDHLDYHGSTEGYWQAKAELFRWPGLQAAVVNVDDPQGAELAASLTGLDVWTLSCRHIARLQADNIRYEAGGLCFEVVEGGARHSLRTAVIGQYNVANLLGVIGAMRAVGVPLEEAVLACHGLLPVPGRMDCINPTGQPLVAIDYAHTPDALDKALLALQPLAQARGGKLWCVFGCGGDRDAAKRPLMAAVAEKNADLVLVTSDNPRSEKPEHIISQILLGLSHNACVHVQADRALAIAEAIAQAAPADVVLLAGKGHETTQEVAGVKHAFSDKAHAEAALALRGIGSQGAAA; this is encoded by the coding sequence ATGCTACAACTCCATACCCCTATTGAGGCTGTGGCCTGGTTGCGTAGCCGCGTCACCGGCAGCCTGCAAGTGGATAGCCGCGCCATCCAGCCGGGTGACGGTTTCATTGCCTGGCCGGGCGCCGCCGTCGACGGTCGCCAGTTTGTGCAGGCCGCCCTGGCCCAGGGTGCAGCCGCCTGCCTGGTCGAGCAGGAGGGCTGCGAGGCCTTCGGCTTTGCCAGCGATGCGGTCGCCAGCTACAGCGGCCTGAAAGCCGCCACCGGCCCCATTGCCGCGGCCTATTGCCAGCAACCGAGCGACAGCCTGGATGTGCTGGCGATCACCGGCACCAATGGCAAAACCTCCACCGCCTGGTGGTTGGCACAGGCGCTATCAAAAACGAAGCTGTTCACGCTTGCCCCGTGTGCGATGGTGGGCACTTTGGGCATTGGAATTCCCCCCGATGTGCTGAGCACGGGTCTGACGACCCCCGACCCGGTGCGCCTGCAGCAGGCGTTCCGTGGCTTTGTGGACTTGGGCCTGGGCGCATGCGCGATAGAGGCCTCCAGCATTGGTATCGTCGAACGCCGCCTGGACGGCACCCGCATCCGCGTTGCCGTGTTCACCAATTTCACCCAGGATCACCTGGACTACCACGGTAGCACCGAAGGCTATTGGCAAGCCAAGGCCGAGCTGTTCCGCTGGCCCGGTCTGCAAGCCGCCGTGGTGAATGTGGACGACCCGCAAGGCGCGGAACTGGCTGCTTCGTTGACCGGCTTGGACGTGTGGACGCTTTCCTGCCGCCACATTGCGCGCCTGCAGGCCGACAACATCCGCTACGAAGCCGGTGGCCTGTGCTTCGAGGTCGTGGAGGGTGGTGCGCGCCACAGCCTGCGCACCGCCGTCATCGGCCAATACAACGTGGCCAACCTGCTGGGGGTGATTGGTGCCATGCGCGCCGTGGGCGTACCGCTGGAAGAGGCCGTGCTAGCCTGCCACGGCCTGCTGCCGGTACCCGGCCGCATGGACTGCATCAATCCGACCGGCCAGCCGCTGGTGGCGATTGACTACGCCCACACCCCAGACGCGTTGGATAAGGCCTTGCTGGCCCTGCAGCCGCTGGCGCAGGCGCGCGGCGGCAAGCTGTGGTGCGTGTTTGGCTGCGGCGGCGACCGCGATGCCGCCAAACGCCCGCTGATGGCCGCCGTGGCCGAGAAGAATGCCGACCTGGTGCTGGTCACCAGCGACAACCCGCGCAGCGAAAAGCCCGAGCACATCATCAGCCAGATCTTGCTGGGTCTGAGCCACAACGCCTGCGTACACGTGCAGGCCGACCGCGCCCTGGCCATTGCCGAAGCCATTGCCCAGGCTGCGCCTGCCGACGTGGTGCTGCTGGCGGGCAAGGGCCACGAGACAACGCAAGAGGTGGCAGGCGTGAAGCATGCCTTCTCGGACAAGGCCCATGCCGAAGCTGCCCTGGCCCTGCGTGGTATCGGTAGCCAAGGAGCCGCCGCATGA
- the rsmH gene encoding 16S rRNA (cytosine(1402)-N(4))-methyltransferase RsmH codes for MDTLWKHTTVLLDEAVDALLDKPDSSTHSADGAVATYVDATFGRGGHSRLLLSKLGPQDRLIAFDHDPEAIAEAATITDPRFSIRHQGFRHLDTLPDASVAGVLMDLGISSPQIDNPVRGFSFRFDGPLDMRMDPTRGESVAEWLATAEVQQIAEVVRDYGEERFAGPIAKAIVARRQERGPLSTTTELAELVASAVKTREAGQNPATRTFQAFRIFINAELEELQLALDASLRVLQPGGRLVVISFHSLEDRIVKQFIAKHAREVVDRRAPSWMLGGTTLMKLEALGRVKPSAAEVAGNKRARSAVMRVARRTAAP; via the coding sequence GTGGATACGTTGTGGAAACATACCACCGTCTTGTTGGATGAAGCAGTTGATGCTCTTCTCGACAAGCCGGACTCTTCAACCCACAGCGCCGATGGCGCTGTGGCTACTTACGTCGATGCCACTTTCGGTCGCGGCGGGCATTCGCGCCTGCTGCTGTCCAAGTTGGGCCCCCAGGACCGCCTGATCGCTTTCGACCACGACCCGGAAGCGATTGCCGAGGCCGCCACCATTACCGACCCGCGGTTTTCCATCCGCCACCAGGGCTTTCGCCATCTGGATACCTTGCCAGACGCCAGCGTGGCGGGGGTGTTGATGGACCTGGGTATCAGTTCGCCGCAGATCGACAACCCGGTGCGCGGCTTCAGTTTTCGGTTCGACGGCCCACTCGATATGCGCATGGACCCCACGCGCGGCGAGAGTGTGGCCGAGTGGCTGGCAACAGCCGAGGTTCAACAGATCGCAGAGGTGGTACGTGACTACGGCGAAGAACGGTTTGCTGGGCCCATTGCAAAGGCGATTGTTGCTCGCCGCCAAGAACGCGGCCCTTTATCAACCACCACTGAACTGGCCGAACTCGTGGCTAGCGCGGTCAAAACCCGTGAAGCGGGCCAAAACCCAGCCACGCGGACATTTCAGGCTTTTCGGATTTTCATCAATGCCGAACTGGAAGAGCTGCAACTCGCGCTAGACGCCAGCCTGCGGGTGCTGCAGCCGGGCGGCCGTCTGGTGGTGATCAGCTTCCATTCGCTGGAGGACCGCATCGTCAAGCAATTCATCGCCAAACACGCGCGTGAAGTGGTGGACCGCCGCGCCCCGAGCTGGATGCTGGGCGGCACCACGCTGATGAAGCTGGAAGCGTTGGGCCGGGTCAAACCCAGCGCGGCCGAAGTGGCGGGTAACAAGCGTGCACGCAGCGCGGTGATGCGCGTGGCCCGCAGGACGGCTGCGCCATGA
- a CDS encoding peptidoglycan D,D-transpeptidase FtsI family protein — protein MSRSVRYTSSPLLASRTPVWRSKLVVAAIAIGFIGLTARAAYIQVIGNAFFQRQGEVRFARTLELPANRGRILDRNGLILASSVIAPSIWAIPEDVDADPEKIKKLAKLLEMPLADLKKKLDEDKSFVWIKRQVDEPVTQEVAALGIKGIYLRKEYKRQYPEGEAIAHVVGFTDVEDNGQEGIELAFNKDLGGKPGSRRVIKDRMGRVVEDIGDQVPPVDGREIQLSIDSKVQFFAYQKLRDAVLANKAKAGSVVVLDAITGEVLALANYPSYVPDKRKNLTGEQLRNRALTDTFEPGSTMKPITVGMALEAGRITPQTIIDTSPGRYTVTGSTITDTHNYGALTVEGVIQKSSNVGATKIAQRMTPHEMWDTYTAVGFGQKPQISFPGAVSGRLRPWKTWRPIEQATMSYGYGLSASLFQMAHSYTVFAHDGEIIPATMLKTDEPAVGVRVFSAHNAAAIRKMLQMAAGPGGTGPLAQTVGYSVGGKSGTAHKQVGKGYASNKYRAWFTGMAPINKPRIIVAVMVDEPSAGSYFGGIVAAPVFSEVVQQTLRMMGVQPDLDVKAQVVSKAVDESF, from the coding sequence ATGAGCCGCAGCGTACGTTACACGTCCAGCCCCTTGCTGGCCAGCCGAACACCGGTATGGCGCAGCAAGCTGGTCGTGGCCGCCATTGCCATCGGCTTTATCGGGCTGACCGCCCGTGCCGCCTACATCCAGGTGATTGGGAATGCCTTCTTCCAGCGCCAGGGCGAGGTGCGCTTTGCCCGCACGCTGGAGCTGCCCGCCAACCGCGGCCGCATTCTGGACCGCAACGGCCTGATCTTGGCTTCCAGCGTGATTGCGCCCAGTATCTGGGCGATTCCCGAAGACGTCGATGCCGACCCGGAAAAAATCAAGAAACTGGCCAAGCTGCTGGAGATGCCGCTGGCCGACCTGAAGAAAAAGCTGGACGAGGACAAGAGCTTCGTGTGGATCAAGCGCCAGGTGGACGAACCCGTCACCCAGGAAGTGGCGGCGCTCGGCATCAAAGGCATTTATTTGCGCAAGGAATACAAGCGCCAGTACCCCGAAGGGGAAGCCATTGCCCACGTGGTGGGCTTCACCGACGTGGAAGACAACGGCCAGGAAGGCATTGAGCTGGCTTTCAACAAGGACCTGGGCGGCAAGCCCGGTTCGCGCCGGGTCATCAAAGACCGCATGGGCCGGGTGGTGGAAGACATCGGCGACCAGGTGCCGCCGGTGGATGGCCGCGAAATCCAGCTCAGCATCGACAGCAAGGTGCAGTTTTTCGCCTACCAGAAGCTGCGCGATGCGGTGCTGGCCAACAAGGCCAAGGCGGGCAGCGTGGTGGTGCTGGATGCCATCACCGGCGAAGTGCTGGCGCTGGCCAACTACCCCAGCTACGTGCCCGACAAGCGCAAGAACCTCACCGGGGAGCAGTTGCGCAACCGCGCCCTGACCGACACCTTCGAGCCGGGCTCCACCATGAAGCCCATCACCGTCGGCATGGCGTTGGAGGCGGGCCGCATCACGCCGCAAACCATCATCGATACCTCGCCGGGCCGCTACACCGTGACGGGCTCTACCATTACCGATACCCATAACTACGGTGCGTTGACGGTGGAAGGCGTGATCCAGAAATCTAGCAACGTGGGTGCCACCAAAATCGCCCAGCGTATGACCCCGCATGAAATGTGGGACACCTACACCGCCGTCGGCTTTGGCCAGAAGCCGCAGATCAGCTTTCCCGGCGCGGTGTCAGGCCGGTTGCGGCCCTGGAAGACCTGGCGGCCCATTGAGCAGGCCACCATGTCCTACGGCTACGGCTTGTCGGCTTCACTGTTCCAGATGGCGCATTCGTACACCGTGTTTGCCCACGACGGCGAAATCATTCCGGCCACCATGCTCAAGACGGACGAACCGGCGGTGGGCGTGCGGGTGTTTTCGGCACACAACGCCGCCGCCATCCGAAAAATGTTGCAAATGGCCGCAGGCCCGGGCGGCACCGGCCCGCTGGCGCAGACCGTGGGCTACTCGGTGGGGGGCAAATCCGGCACCGCGCACAAGCAGGTCGGCAAAGGCTATGCCAGCAACAAATACCGCGCCTGGTTTACGGGCATGGCCCCGATCAACAAGCCGCGCATCATCGTTGCCGTGATGGTGGACGAACCCAGCGCAGGCTCCTACTTTGGCGGTATTGTGGCCGCCCCGGTGTTCAGTGAAGTGGTGCAGCAAACCCTGCGCATGATGGGCGTGCAACCCGACCTGGACGTCAAGGCCCAAGTGGTCTCCAAAGCTGTGGACGAGTCGTTCTGA